In one Salvelinus sp. IW2-2015 linkage group LG26, ASM291031v2, whole genome shotgun sequence genomic region, the following are encoded:
- the LOC111952291 gene encoding zinc finger C3H1 domain-containing protein isoform X2 codes for MDSKSSNRSPTDEGELEDGEICDDDTDEKVLIQQDTMRPSSTNNNSSRNTRKSKPSARSLPPLMGSQPTDFRLLMPYNRGPHSHSPFPPNHRQQSGPDRPPPLGPHCDQSPRSSFWERSHTALGRFRHRWKPDDDGRGDWGRGGWGDGCGGGRETGRVPPGRYGPGENHSNKKESPSRNKQKVMMGRNQVRNKQLMHHNAAKTENGVNESFEDLLTKYKQIQLELECIRKEENMVLKPEEDLPALNESEVPASNPQTEPLPDTNSIPNDSTAEEKKVFQAFNLKPLRQKLLTPAEIDALKTKTEKKDPEKEDSDMESERGPVEPVATPLAIPKGEEEKEEKDGLKKEAKEKVEKDATICVCCSSKSEDPKKEGETKYSKVGCVCCSESSEDSTPSPVKPKVKGSNEDEELSELQLRLLALQSASRKWQQKEQQVMKASKEKITNAKPSKEKITNAKPSQEKITSSTSSASNPPERGRVTTRSASSAASEKAKALANKPQEKAKAGAKPPVEKSKAPVKGYPGRKMVSPGSVAKQTFRKQQLRTWKLQQQRDQDELRRQEEEERRRREEEIRKIRDLSNQDEQYNRFMKLVGGSKPPLPRNPSKSRDSDHTRKSSGKQGLDTSGNLYQYDNYDEVAMDTDTSSPVHDPFEVPGCFTHMHMPFPVDSPQYRIDLGQPRFLSVIPSAPPPPLPPMPPPPDELEPPPKPPFADEEEEEEMLLRETCLMSMVNKKEITLDSGPPSPSPLVSLVEPVPISNRSVVSLNTAPQPRNKKYSRGHHHPRLPLVLPRHKAVVVQLNGSDDSDSDTEACGSSTQTQFVFGGLEFMIKEARRSAEAAKAKPTSGSEEKDPVRTPEALSDAKKAEYRLLKEEIASREKQKVLMDHSPRAVSSPAGSDPDVDFAAKAAAKLQLTEAETNLTKHRNLLLKDDGILRQLLQQEQKKKEALKVAEAKVAKLKEQLLASEKIVSANKTLLNRLQEQVHRVQLRVSVKKNHSLKLQKEMVQAQAAAGREPGGQKRRTDVSHPSPVKRLRVEVSVAPRGTERHFADLLAQKQRLQLLESEYALKIQKLKEAQALHNRGAVPEPPPPQATSTPIPRARQPSAPPTSPFPLPQPSLHDLTQDKLTLVSSEDITETEDSDMELAAAAVPAASTQSVRRRSFRETGAFTKPKLEPGGTGLVKDCPAKVKAPGPGELFLGLEVEALQTMDKQQANLGELLLGELRALGGTVEKPPAGKVIEVDVDIMAAQSSRAELKPVPFGQYRSPLLVFKSYRFSPYFRTKEKLSLSSVSYSNVVVPKKCFCRFDLTGTCNDDDCKWQHMRNCTFGGNQLFHDILSYNLALIGCSESSTTDDISVATEKYLKKLFGTNKDRMGMDQKAVLLLSKVNESKRHVPPFTTCKDLRRWRPQPTRQASPSAGDDSGDECADANPGPVKYDGCFKRSLSAAMDVCVTPDDKRYFISETDDISNLETSVLESPRNAQLWIKLAFKYLSQKETSVAECLDAALNTLSRALEDNRDNPEIWCHYLSLFSRRGKRDEVQEMCEMAVEHAPDYQVWWSYLTMESSFEGKDYVCGRLLQYLLDCSWTSGFSERLSFQLLESLLYRVQLSVFTGRLQNALAILQNALKSVTEQCIADHLTARDRCLVWLSFIHLTEFDRLPASLYDPANSNPSRVVSTESFALPWRKPLDVRTEPDTLIAVFEDAVRQCTDQTLPPSERTLVCLPLYTNLIACYSLLGKYDAGLELCESLLALCPQSCVLLDALSGLYVGKGDCEQGVCVWLRALSQCPHNAEVFYHTCKFFMAQEKSSCITPLFREFVLSFCDGERSEQKPVDVLRYILGIPTEDILRGPVIKKQLQEQLSHQKPYLNLVHCLWQWVHGSVGEAMDAFERALGAVMQLNVLRKLWMDYLLFTSSKLAGSPSNGRELRMLSDLVQRCLVTVPSRLEVPFSSAQYWSCFRFHNKVMFHYLSCLPQSQHPHILERLKYTMPTNAELALRLLHQEWQDGNIEHLKFQARMLSSSIPNYLANWKIAIAVERELKERSEVRLLYQQALQKLPLCATLWKDVISLSVTISLKRTHFSTKKVCFLSHLGDNARMFTSPPFPLLSLPFQRLLFEAAEGGKTDKLRKLVDKCQEVGVSLSEPLNLGWSKMEGEDH; via the exons ATGGATTCAAAGTCAAGCAATCGGTCTCCGACGGACGAAGGGGAGCTGGAAGACGGGGAGATATGCGATGATGACACCGACGAAAAGGTGCTTATACAGCAGGATACAATGAGGCCTAGTAGTACGAACAACAACTCATCACGAAATACACGGAAATCGAAGCCATCGGCGCGAAGTTTACCACCTCTTATGGGTAGCCAGCCTACAGATTTTCGACTCTTAATGCCATACAACCGTGGACCTCATTCGCACAGTCCCTTCCCCCCGAACCACAGACAGCAAAGCGGACCCGACCGGCCGCCGCCACTGGGGCCTCACTGTGACCAGAGCCCACGTTCCAGCTTCTGGGAACGAAGTCACACAGCCCTGGGTCGATTTAGGCACCGGTGGAAACCAGACGATGACGGTCGCGGGGATTGGGGACGTGgaggctggggagacggatgtggtggagggagagagactggtaGGGTTCCCCCCGGCCGTTATGGGCCCGGAGAGAATCACAGTAACAAGAAAGAATCTCCCTCGAGAAACAAAC AGAAGGTAATGATGGGGAGGAATCAGGTAAGAAACAAGCAGTTGATGCACCACAACGCTGCCAAAACCGAGAATGGTGTTAACGAGAGCTTTGAGGACCTGCTCACCAAGTACAAACAGATTCAGCTGGAGCTGGAATGTATTAGAAAAGAAGAAAACATGGTTCTGAAGCCCGAAGAAGACCTGCCGGCTCTGAACGAGTCTGAGGTTCCTGCCAGCAATCCCCAGACCGAGCCATTACCCGACACTAACAGTATTCCCAATGACAGCACTGCGGAGGAGAAGAAGGTATTTCAGGCGTTCAACCTCAAACCTCTACGACAGAAACTCCTCACTCCTGCAGAAATTGATGCCCTCAAAACGAAAACGGAAAAGAAAGATCCGGAGAAAGAGGACAGTGACATGGAGAGTGAAAGAGGTCCAGTTGAACCAGTTGCTACCCCGCTTGCTATTCCCAAAG gagaagaggaaaaggaggagaaagaTGGGTTGAAGAAGGAGGCGAAAGAGAAAGTGGAGAAGGACGCAACAATCTGTGTGTGCTGCAGCAGCAAATCTGAGGACccgaagaaagagggggagacgAAGTATTCGAAAGTCGGTTGTGTGTGCTGCAGCGAATCATCAGAGGACTCCACTCCATCCCCTGTCAAG cctAAAGTGAAAGGGAGCAATGAAGACGAGGAGCTGTCTGAGCTGCAGCTGCGTCTCTTGGCCTTGCAGTCAGCCAGCAGGAAGTGGCAGCAGAAAGAACAGCAGGTAATGAAGGCGAGCAAGGAGAAGATCACCAACGCCAAGCCTTCCAAGGAGAAGATCACCAACGCCAAGCCTTCCCAGGAGAAGATCACCAGCTCTACATCCAGTGCATCCAACCCACCCGAAAGAGGCAGAGTCACCACCAGGTCTGCCTCCTCTGCTGCCTCGGAGAAGGCCAAAGCTCTGGCCAACAAGCCCCAGGAGAAGGCCAAGGCTGGGGCTAAGCCTCCAGTGGAGAAGAGCAAAGCTCCGGTCAAGGGGTATCCAGGGAGGAAGATGGTCAGCCCAG GCTCGGTGGCCAAGCAGACGTTCCGGAAGCAGCAGTTGAGGACCTGGAAGCTCCAACAGCAGAGAGACCAGGACGAGCTgcggagacaggaggaggaggaacgccgcaggagggaggaggagatccGCAAGATCCGGGATCTGTCCAATCAGGATGAGCAGTACAACCGCTTCATGAAGCTGGTCGGGGGGTCCAAGCCGCCACTGCCGCGCAATCCGAGCaag TCCAGAGACAGCGACCACACTAGGAAGTCTTCTGGTAAACAGGGATTGGACACCTCAGGGAACCTTTACCAGTATGACAACTACGACGAGGTTGCCATGGATACTGACA CGTCTTCTCCAGTACATGATCCATTCGAGGTCCCAGGATGTTTCACTCACATGCACATGCCTTTCCCCGTGGACTCCCCTCAATACAGAATT GATTTGGGTCAGCCGCGTTTCCTGTCCGTCATTCCGTCCGCGCCCCCTCCACCCTTACCCCCAATGCCCCCACCCCCGGATGAGCTAGAGCCGCCCCCCAAGCCGCCGTTCGctgacgaggaagaggaggaggagatgctgCTCAGAGAGACCTGCCTCATGTCCATGGTCAACAAGAAG GAGATTACCCTTGACAGcggccccccctctccctcccccctggtCAGTCTGGTTGAGCCGGTGCCCATAAGCAACCGGAGTGTGGTCAGCCTCAACACAGCACCCCAGCCACGAAACAAAAAGTACAGCCGCGGGCATCACCACCCCAGGCTCCCACTGGTG CTCCCTCGGCACAAGGCGGTGGTAGTCCAGCTCAACGGTTCAGACGACAGTGACTCGGACACGGAGGCCTGCGGCAGCTCTACACAGACGCAGTTTGTCTTCGGAGGCCTGGAGTTCATGATTAAGGAGGCCCGCAGGTCTGCAGAG GCCGCAAAAGCCAAACCGACGTCGGGGTCTGAGGAGAAAGATCCAGTCAGAACTCCGGAGGCTCTATCTGATGCCAAGAAGGCGGAGTATCGTCTGCTGAAAGAAGAAATAGCCAG TAGGGAGAAACAGAAGGTTCTGATGGACCACAGTCCCAGAGCTGTGTCCTCTCCTGCAGGCTCTGATCCCGATGTGGACTttgctgccaaggcagcggccAAGCTACAGCTGACCGAGGCAGAGACCAACCTGACCAAACACAG AAACCTGCTTCTGAAGGACGACGGCATTCTGAGGCAGCTCTTACAGCAGGAGCAGAAGAAGAAGGAGGCGTTGAAGGTGGCTGAGGCCAAGGTGGCCAAGCTCAAAGAACAGCTCCTTGCCTCGGAGAAGATAGTCAGCGCCAACAAGACCCTCCTCAACAGGCTCCAGGAACAG GTTCATCGTGTTCAGCTCCGTGTGTCGGTGAAGAAGAACCACAGCTTGAAGCTGCAGAAAGAGATGGTCCAAGCCCAGGCCGCCGCAGGCAGAGAGCCAGGGGGTCAGAAACGACGCACGGACGTCAGCCACCCCTCG CCTGTGAAACGTCTGCGGGTGGAAGTCTCTGTCGCCCCCCGCGGGACTGAACGCCACTTCGCCGACCTCCTGGCCCAGAAGCAGCGTCTGCAGCTGCTGGAGTCAGAGTACGCCCTAAAGATCCAGAAACTGAAGGAGGCCCAGGCCCTCCACAACCGAGGAGCCGTCCCCGAACCCCCGCCACCCCAGGCCACCTCCACCCCAATCCCCAGGGCTCGCCAGCCCAGTGCCCCTCCCACCAGCCCCTTCCCTTTGCCCCAGCCATCCCTGCACGACCTCACCCAGGATAAACTCACCCTGGTCAGCAGTGAGGACATCACTGAGACTGAAGACAGCGACATGGAACTCGCCGCTGCAGCCGTGCCCGCCGCCTCCACCCAGAGTGTTCGCAGACGCTCTTTCAGAGAGACGGGCGCCTTCACCAAGCCTAAACTGGAGCCCGGTGGGACTGGGCTGGTCAAGGATTGTCCAGCCAAGGTGAAGGCCCCTGGGCCTGGGGAGCTGTTCTTAGGGCTGGAGGTGGAGGCCCTGCAGACGATGGACAAGCAGCAGGCCAACCTAGGAGAGCTGCTGCTCGGGGAACTACGGGCGCTAGGTGGCACTGTGGAGAAACCTCCAGCTGGGAAG GTGATAGAGGTGGATGTAGACATAATGGCTGCCCAGTCAAGCcgtgctgagctaaagcctgtcCCGTTCGGACAATATCGCAGCCCTCTCCTGGTCTTCAAGTCTTACAG GTTCAGTCCGTACTTTCGGACCAAGGAGAAGTTATCACTCAGCTCTGTGTCTTACAGCAACGTTGTCGTGCCCAAAAAGTGTTTCTGCCGCTTCGACCTCACAGGCACATGCAATGACGATGACTGCAAGTG GCAGCATATGAGAAATTGCACTTTCGGTGGAAACCAGCTTTTCCATGATATCCTGTCGTACAACCTGGCCTTGATTGGCTGCTCGGAGAGCAGTACTACTGATGACATCAGTGTTGCCACAG AGAAGTATTTAAAAAAGCTCTTTGGGACAAATAAGGATCGCATGGGAATGGACCAGAAGGCCGTCCTACTGTTGAGCAAAGTGAATGAAAGCAAAAGACATG TCCCTCCCTTCACAACATGTAAGGATCTCCGGAGGTGGAGGCCTCAGCCCACTCGCCAGGCCAGCCCAAGCGCAGGGGACGACAGCGGGGACGAGTGTGCAGACGCCAACCCTGGTCCGGTCAAATACG ACGGTTGTTTCAAGAGGAGTTTGTCTGCtgccatggatgtgtgtgtgacccCAGACGACAAGCGCTACTTCATTAGTGAGACCGACGACATATCTAACCTGGAGACCAGTGTCCTGGAGAGCCCCCGCAACGCACAGCTGTGGATCAAACTGGCCTTCAAATACCTCAGCCAGAAAGAAAC CTCAGTGGCAGAGTGCCTGGATGCTGCGTTGAACACGCTGTCTCGTGCCCTGGAGGACAACCGGGACAACCCAGAGATTTGGTGCCACTACCTGTCTCTGTTCTCCCGCCGCGGGAAGAGGGACGAGGTGCAGGAGATGTGTGAGATGGCTGTTGAGCACGCCCCCGACTACCAAGTCTGGTGGAgt tacctAACCATGGAGAGCTCGTTTGAGGGGAAGGACTAtgtgtgtggtcgtctgctgcagtaCCTACTGGACTGTTCTTGGACTAGTGGTTTCTCTGAGAGGCTCTCCTTCCAGTTGCTGGAGTCTCTACTCTACAGGGTCCAACTCAGCGTGTTCACCGGCCGGCTACAGAATGCCCTGGCCATCCTACAG AATGCCTTGAAGTCGGTCACTGAGCAGTGCATTGCTGACCACCTGACCGCGAGGGACCGCTGCCTAGTCTGGCTGTccttcatccacctgacagagttTGACCGCCTGCCGGCCAGCTTGTATGACCCAGCCAACTCCAACCCTTCCCGGGTGGTAAGCACAGAGTCCTTCGCCCTCCCCTGGAGAAAGCCGCTCGACGTCCGCACCGAGCCTGATACACTTATCGCTGTGTTCGAAG ATGCAGTACGTCAGTGCACAGACCAGACTCTGCCTCCCAGTGAGAGAACTCTGGTCTGTCTGCCTCTATACACAAACCTCATCGCCTGCTACAGCCTGCTGGGAAA GTACGATGCGGGCCTGGAGCTGTGTGAGTCCCTGTTGGCGCTGTGCCCGCAGTCCTGTGTCCTGTTAGATGCCCTGTCAGGGCTCTACGTGGGGAAGGGGGACTGTGAGCAGGGTGTCTGCGTGTGGCTACGGGCTCTGTCCCAGTGTCCACACAATGCAGAGGTCTTCTACCACACTTGCAAGTTCTTTATGGCACAG GAGAAGTCAAGTTGCATCACTCCTCTGTTCCGAGAGTTTGTCCTGTCTTTCTGTGATGGGGAGAGAAGTGAACAGAAACCTGTGGATGTGCTACG GTACATCCTTGGTATTCCAACAGAGGACATCCTAAGAGGCCCAGTTATCAAAAAGCAACTTCAAGAGCAGCTTAGTCACCAAAAGCCTTACCTGAACCTCGTCCACTG TCTGTGGCAGTGGGTGCACGGTAGTGTTGGGGAGGCGATGGATGCTTTCGAGAGAGCCCTGGGAGCCGTAATGCAGCTAAATGTCCTTCGAAAGCTATGGATGGA TTATCTCCTTTTTACCAGCAGTAAGCTAGCCGGGAGCCCCTCCAACGGCAGAGAGCTTCGGATGTTATCAGACCTGGTCCAGCGTTGCCTAGTAACTGTCCCTTCCAGGCTAGAGGTTCCGTTCAGCTCGGCCCAGTACTGGAGCTGCTTCAGATTTCACAACAAG GTTATGTTCCACTACCTGAGCTGTCTGCCCCAGTCCCAGCACCCCCATATCCTGGAGAGACTAAAATACACCATGCCCACCAACGCTGAACTGGCCCTGAG gtTGCTGCATCAAGAATGGCAGGACGGAAATATAGAACATCTGAAATTCCAGGCCAGAATGTTGAGCAGTAGCATTCCAAACTATCTGGCCAACTGGAAAAT AGCGATCGCTGTGGAGAGGGAACTCAAGGAGCGCTCCGAG gtCCGGCTTCTTTATCAGCAAGCCCTGCAAAAGCTTCCactgtgtgccaccctatggaaAGATGTAATTTCCCTCTCGGTTACTATCTCTCTGAAACGCACACACTTCTCAACAAAAAAAGTTTGTTTTTTGTCCCACCTGGGAGATAATGCACGCATGTTCAcctccccccccttccccctcctctctctccctttccagcGTCTGCTGTTTGAAGCTGCGGAGGGAGGTAAAACTGATAAACTGAGGAAACTTGTTGACAAATGTCAAGAGGTGGGAGTGAGTCTAAGTGAGCCCCTAAATTTAGGCTGGAgcaaaatggagggagaggatcACTGA